One genomic segment of Francisella persica ATCC VR-331 includes these proteins:
- a CDS encoding HesB/IscA family protein translates to MVEVFDPNASSVLEVTDAAAKHFKKHLEKHDGYIGIYVGTKVMGCSGLAYDVNFVKQQPEDTQKVQQHGISFFVSNKSMDFLNGLKIDYVKHDFGLYKLEYTNPNESARCGCGESFTV, encoded by the coding sequence ATGGTAGAAGTTTTTGATCCAAATGCTAGTAGTGTTTTAGAAGTGACAGATGCTGCAGCTAAACACTTCAAGAAACATTTAGAAAAGCATGATGGTTATATAGGTATTTATGTTGGAACTAAGGTTATGGGTTGTTCTGGCTTAGCTTATGATGTTAATTTTGTTAAACAGCAACCTGAAGATACACAGAAAGTACAGCAGCATGGTATTAGTTTTTTTGTATCTAACAAATCTATGGATTTTCTTAATGGTCTAAAAATTGATTACGTTAAACATGATTTTGGATTATATAAGTTAGAATATACAAATCCAAACGAGTCAGCACGTTGTGGTTGTGGTGAAAGTTTTACGGTTTAG
- a CDS encoding aminotransferase class V-fold PLP-dependent enzyme, whose translation MYDVNKIRQDFPFLAQKINNKSVLFFDTGASAQKPQAVIESITEAYAYNYANVHRGVYYLSQEASKKYENVRQIVQRFLNSKSTDEIVITKGTTEAINLVASSLGKSIIKPNDEIIVTEMEHHANFVPWQMLCEDKNLAFKVAVVKDNGELDVENLLALVTAKTKILAITLCSNVLGTINPVKDIIKQVREINPDIVVLVDGAQAVIHTKVDVQDLDCDFFVFSGHKLYGPTGVGILHGKYELLKQLPPYNYGGDMVEEVTIAKTTFAFPPYRFEAGTPNIVGAIGLGSAIEYVDSIGMSNIEKHEQKLLKYATSEFNKIDGLNIIGQAKHKAGVITFSIEGCNAGDIGELLAIKGICVRTGKHCAHPLMYRMGVTSIVRMSFGMYNTFEEIDLFIIALKKVISQLK comes from the coding sequence ATGTATGATGTAAATAAAATTAGACAAGATTTTCCTTTTTTAGCACAAAAAATAAATAACAAGTCAGTACTTTTTTTTGACACAGGTGCTTCAGCACAAAAACCTCAAGCTGTTATAGAATCTATAACTGAAGCATATGCATATAATTATGCTAATGTACACAGAGGAGTATACTATCTTAGCCAAGAGGCTAGTAAGAAGTATGAAAATGTCCGTCAAATTGTGCAAAGGTTCTTAAATTCTAAATCAACAGATGAAATAGTTATAACAAAAGGAACTACAGAGGCTATTAACCTAGTTGCTAGCAGTCTTGGTAAAAGTATTATTAAACCTAATGATGAGATAATTGTCACAGAAATGGAGCATCATGCTAATTTTGTACCATGGCAGATGCTTTGTGAAGACAAAAATCTAGCTTTTAAAGTAGCTGTGGTTAAAGATAATGGTGAGCTAGATGTTGAGAATTTATTAGCTTTAGTTACTGCTAAAACTAAAATCTTAGCAATTACATTATGTTCTAATGTTTTAGGGACAATTAATCCTGTAAAAGATATTATCAAACAAGTTAGAGAAATTAATCCAGATATAGTCGTCTTGGTAGATGGTGCTCAAGCAGTTATTCATACCAAGGTTGATGTTCAAGATTTAGATTGTGACTTTTTTGTTTTTTCTGGGCATAAACTGTACGGTCCAACTGGAGTAGGTATTCTACATGGTAAATATGAGCTGCTAAAACAACTTCCACCTTATAATTATGGTGGCGATATGGTTGAAGAAGTAACTATAGCCAAAACCACATTTGCATTCCCACCATATAGGTTTGAAGCAGGAACACCAAATATTGTTGGTGCTATTGGGCTTGGTAGTGCTATTGAGTATGTTGATTCAATTGGTATGAGTAATATTGAGAAACATGAGCAAAAATTGTTAAAGTACGCGACAAGTGAGTTTAATAAAATTGATGGTCTAAATATAATTGGACAAGCAAAACATAAAGCAGGGGTGATAACTTTTAGTATTGAAGGTTGTAACGCTGGTGATATTGGTGAGCTACTAGCAATCAAAGGGATATGTGTGAGAACTGGCAAGCATTGTGCTCATCCTTTGATGTATCGAATGGGAGTTACATCAATAGTACGTATGTCTTTTGGGATGTATAATACTTTTGAAGAAATAGATTTGTTCATAATAGCATTGAAAAAAGTAATATCTCAATTAAAATAA
- a CDS encoding L-serine ammonia-lyase, with protein sequence MESTFELFSIGIGPSSSHTIGPMRAGCDFISLYKDKLPQTTRVKIDLFGSLALTGKGHKTDYAVVLGVMGFLPESVDIELAKRLYENCLRYKKLNLSQKFEIDFDYNKDLVFHYNEFLPEHSNGMRFSLFNGGKLLCEKEYFSIGGGFIVDKKQIKKDTVPTEVPCDKPYKFAAMAELRELCQRDGKTIDEIMFENEKTAYGEQESLDRLAEIWHVMETSIEKGLTCAEATLPGGLKVRKRAPSMIRKLKEKNIVNTDFNYLNAFAIAVNEQNACGERVVTAPTNGAAGIIPAVLKYYLQTHEFVNQQDLKEVVNKYLLVCAAIGILYKSGASISAAEVGCQGEVGVACSMAAAGYCALLGGDLDSIESAAEIGMEHNLGLTCDPISGLVQIPCIERNAMGAVQAINAAKLAYLDTGEKRFVGLDYVIKVMYETGLDMSSKYKETSLGGLATNVPVC encoded by the coding sequence ATGGAAAGTACATTTGAGCTTTTTTCTATAGGAATTGGTCCATCTTCATCTCATACTATAGGTCCGATGAGAGCTGGTTGTGATTTTATAAGTTTGTATAAAGATAAATTGCCTCAAACTACTCGTGTTAAGATTGATTTATTTGGTTCTCTTGCTTTAACTGGTAAAGGTCATAAAACAGACTATGCTGTTGTTTTAGGGGTTATGGGTTTTTTACCAGAGTCAGTAGATATTGAATTAGCAAAAAGACTCTATGAGAACTGCTTAAGGTATAAGAAACTAAATTTGAGTCAAAAGTTTGAAATTGATTTTGATTATAATAAAGATTTGGTATTTCATTATAACGAGTTTTTACCAGAGCATTCTAATGGTATGCGTTTTTCACTTTTTAATGGTGGCAAGCTACTTTGTGAAAAAGAATATTTTTCAATTGGTGGTGGTTTTATTGTCGATAAAAAACAAATTAAAAAAGATACTGTTCCTACAGAAGTTCCATGCGACAAACCTTATAAGTTTGCAGCTATGGCTGAATTAAGAGAGCTTTGCCAGCGAGATGGCAAAACGATTGATGAGATAATGTTTGAAAATGAAAAGACAGCTTATGGTGAGCAGGAATCATTAGATAGGCTAGCTGAGATCTGGCATGTCATGGAAACATCAATCGAAAAAGGTTTAACTTGTGCTGAAGCAACACTACCAGGAGGTCTCAAAGTCAGAAAAAGAGCTCCAAGTATGATTAGAAAGCTTAAGGAGAAAAATATTGTCAATACTGATTTTAATTATCTAAATGCTTTTGCAATAGCTGTAAATGAGCAAAATGCGTGTGGTGAAAGAGTAGTCACAGCACCTACTAATGGTGCTGCAGGTATTATTCCAGCTGTACTTAAGTATTATTTACAAACTCATGAGTTTGTAAATCAACAAGATCTTAAAGAGGTAGTTAATAAATACCTGCTTGTATGTGCAGCTATTGGTATTTTGTATAAATCAGGTGCGTCAATTTCAGCAGCTGAAGTAGGTTGTCAAGGAGAGGTTGGTGTTGCCTGCTCAATGGCAGCTGCTGGATATTGTGCTTTACTTGGAGGAGATCTCGATTCTATTGAGTCAGCAGCAGAAATTGGTATGGAGCATAATTTAGGACTTACTTGTGATCCTATTAGCGGTTTGGTACAGATTCCATGTATAGAACGTAATGCTATGGGAGCTGTGCAAGCTATAAATGCAGCTAAACTTGCATACCTTGATACAGGTGAGAAGCGCTTTGTCGGTTTAGATTATGTAATTAAGGTTATGTATGAAACTGGTTTAGATATGTCTAGTAAATATAAAGAAACTTCTTTAGGAGGTTTAGCTACTAATGTTCCTGTATGTTAG
- a CDS encoding M48 family metallopeptidase, whose protein sequence is MSYKVNIIYRDVSNLKISLNKDGLVTVISPKSLTQKEIFKILESKKAWLDKHAKRLSINQKYDYQNYTLNDGDSIYFLGCEYPIKFVESKRNIVNYHDDHIQFLLNPSVIANREFKLQLLEEFYKDQADIILNNLVAKYLKITNQEINRVTIKKTKTRWGSCNYVKKNINLNFNLVLRDIRAIEYVVLHEIAHLTHPNHSKEFYTYVASYMPDWKVREKSLK, encoded by the coding sequence ATGAGTTATAAAGTTAATATTATTTATAGGGATGTTAGTAATCTAAAGATTTCTTTAAATAAAGATGGTTTAGTAACAGTAATATCACCGAAAAGTCTAACTCAAAAAGAAATTTTCAAAATTCTTGAGTCTAAAAAAGCATGGCTTGATAAACATGCTAAAAGATTATCAATTAATCAAAAATATGATTACCAAAACTATACTTTGAATGATGGTGATAGTATTTATTTTCTTGGATGCGAATATCCAATTAAATTTGTTGAGTCAAAGCGTAACATTGTAAATTATCATGATGATCATATACAGTTTTTATTAAATCCAAGTGTTATTGCAAATAGAGAATTTAAGTTACAGCTATTAGAGGAATTTTATAAAGATCAAGCAGATATTATTCTTAATAATCTAGTAGCTAAATATCTCAAGATTACTAATCAAGAGATCAATAGGGTTACAATAAAAAAAACAAAGACTCGGTGGGGCTCATGTAACTATGTCAAAAAAAATATCAACCTTAATTTTAATCTTGTTTTACGAGATATTCGAGCAATTGAATATGTGGTTCTACATGAGATAGCCCATTTGACTCATCCAAATCATTCAAAAGAATTTTATACCTATGTAGCTAGCTATATGCCTGATTGGAAAGTTAGAGAAAAAAGTCTAAAATAG
- a CDS encoding APC family permease, with translation MEKKSLSTFSLVAMGVGAIMGSGWMFAAQYTSQEAGPGSVISWIIGAILMVFIALIFAEVCTIVPVEGSTSRIPHITHGTITSYMLAWITWISYLVLAPIEVQAVIQYLAVFYPSLIDTSRDGALSIAGLPLAIFFLLGFCVINFYSLKWLAKINNIVTLFKVAIPIFISIVFIVFCFILPTLKDIKTEELSLIPFGFNGVLAAVSVGGIAYAFTGFKTIVELAGSTKNPKKSIPIATVGAVLICLIIFLFLQFAYLLVMSKFIHNNNWHSVVMPGTSSSSFGPFAIMAQGFGVKWVMYPLYFGAIVFPLMAGLIYFSIALKSLGAMVYNGYLPSILGKLSPIMKKPIYAIGLNFLIALIMFAPFPGWKEMATFLTSLISLTYITGPTSTMALRHHLPELHRPFRLRGAYLLSTLGMFAATLVFLWSGWTIVSKVGIALIIALAMLGIYRTFRKDRSEEIQWNFRESIWFWVYIILVTIVSYFSSFGGRGGLDLYWSSAIILVISFIVVTIAKNLCLPAADMRDGIRKAISDDNYI, from the coding sequence ATGGAAAAAAAGAGTCTTTCTACTTTTAGTCTTGTGGCTATGGGTGTCGGTGCTATTATGGGTTCTGGTTGGATGTTTGCTGCACAGTATACATCGCAAGAGGCTGGTCCTGGCTCTGTCATTTCATGGATAATAGGTGCAATTTTAATGGTTTTTATAGCTTTGATATTTGCTGAGGTTTGCACAATTGTTCCTGTTGAAGGTTCTACATCACGAATTCCACATATTACGCATGGAACGATAACAAGCTATATGCTAGCATGGATTACATGGATATCATATTTAGTTTTAGCACCAATTGAGGTTCAAGCAGTTATTCAGTATTTGGCTGTTTTTTATCCATCATTAATTGATACAAGTAGAGATGGTGCATTATCAATAGCAGGCTTACCTTTGGCAATTTTCTTCCTTTTAGGCTTTTGTGTGATTAATTTCTATTCACTTAAGTGGTTAGCAAAAATAAACAATATCGTAACTTTATTTAAGGTTGCTATACCAATATTTATATCGATTGTCTTTATAGTTTTTTGTTTTATATTGCCCACATTAAAGGATATAAAAACTGAAGAGCTTTCATTAATACCATTTGGTTTTAATGGTGTTTTAGCAGCTGTTTCTGTTGGTGGTATTGCTTATGCTTTTACTGGATTTAAAACTATCGTTGAGTTGGCTGGAAGTACAAAAAATCCTAAAAAATCTATACCTATAGCAACTGTAGGAGCAGTATTGATTTGTCTAATAATATTTTTATTCTTACAGTTTGCTTATTTGCTAGTAATGTCAAAGTTTATCCATAATAATAATTGGCATAGTGTAGTTATGCCAGGTACAAGCTCATCTAGTTTTGGACCTTTTGCCATAATGGCTCAAGGGTTTGGAGTTAAATGGGTGATGTATCCACTTTATTTCGGAGCGATCGTTTTCCCTTTAATGGCAGGATTAATATATTTTAGTATTGCATTAAAGTCTCTTGGAGCTATGGTTTATAATGGTTATTTACCCAGTATTTTAGGTAAATTAAGTCCAATTATGAAAAAACCGATCTATGCTATTGGCTTAAATTTCCTTATAGCATTAATTATGTTTGCGCCATTTCCTGGTTGGAAAGAGATGGCAACTTTCCTAACATCGTTGATATCTCTTACTTATATTACCGGTCCTACATCAACGATGGCGCTTAGACATCATTTACCAGAGCTTCATAGGCCATTTAGGCTTAGAGGAGCTTATCTATTATCAACTTTAGGGATGTTTGCTGCTACTTTAGTATTTTTATGGAGTGGCTGGACAATAGTCTCAAAAGTAGGTATAGCCTTGATTATCGCTTTAGCAATGCTCGGTATATATAGGACTTTTAGAAAAGATAGATCTGAAGAAATACAATGGAATTTTAGAGAGTCAATATGGTTTTGGGTGTATATCATCTTAGTGACAATAGTTTCATATTTTAGCTCATTTGGCGGTAGAGGTGGTTTAGATTTATATTGGAGTTCTGCAATAATATTAGTAATTAGTTTTATTGTTGTTACAATCGCAAAAAATCTATGTTTACCAGCAGCTGATATGCGAGATGGTATCCGAAAAGCTATTAGTGATGATAATTATATCTAA
- the alr gene encoding alanine racemase, which produces MNVLEINAQTLRNNIKTIKEYIGNVKICFPVKANAYGHGLELIVKHSHDLVDFFAVANVLEAFRVLDVVEKPIMIFGVIQYNYIDRILNTNIRVSIQDYNDIDKLEKFAKYYNKKPFVHVNLNTGMNRMGVDYNDSYRTIQRAYESDWLILEGIYSHLACADNRDHPTNIKQKKRFDNIVEFTKGLSQDIICHLSNSYGFLGQKGICYDMVRPGILSYGFLPEFYVDRAIREIKPIARLLSEVVKIITLQEGDGVGYSLIYRGFEGEQLAVIPIGYGDGFPRELGDIGFVNINNVMYPMAGRMSMDGLTVSLGINEHDVKIGDTVELISDIPRNRNSVFSIAKQTNTIEYDIMSTLNDRVIRKVI; this is translated from the coding sequence ATGAATGTTTTGGAGATTAACGCACAAACTCTGAGAAATAATATTAAGACAATAAAAGAGTATATTGGTAATGTTAAGATTTGTTTTCCTGTTAAGGCAAACGCTTATGGGCATGGTTTAGAGTTGATAGTTAAACATAGTCATGATCTGGTTGATTTTTTTGCTGTGGCTAATGTTTTAGAGGCTTTTAGGGTCTTAGATGTCGTTGAAAAACCTATTATGATTTTTGGAGTAATCCAGTATAACTATATTGATAGAATTTTAAATACAAATATCAGAGTTAGTATCCAAGATTATAATGATATTGATAAGTTAGAAAAATTTGCTAAGTACTACAATAAAAAGCCTTTTGTTCATGTTAATCTCAATACGGGAATGAACCGTATGGGAGTAGACTACAATGATTCTTATAGAACAATACAGAGAGCTTATGAATCTGATTGGTTAATTTTAGAAGGGATCTATAGTCATTTAGCATGTGCTGATAATAGAGATCACCCAACAAATATTAAACAAAAAAAGAGATTTGACAATATTGTTGAATTTACCAAAGGATTATCTCAAGATATTATTTGTCACTTGTCTAATTCTTATGGCTTTTTAGGTCAAAAAGGAATCTGTTATGATATGGTAAGACCAGGGATTTTAAGCTATGGTTTTTTACCAGAGTTTTATGTTGATAGAGCTATAAGAGAAATAAAACCTATCGCAAGATTACTTTCAGAAGTGGTTAAGATAATTACACTGCAAGAGGGAGATGGTGTTGGTTATTCATTGATTTATCGAGGTTTTGAGGGTGAGCAGCTAGCTGTGATTCCTATTGGTTATGGTGATGGTTTTCCTCGTGAATTAGGTGATATAGGTTTTGTCAATATAAATAATGTCATGTATCCTATGGCTGGTAGAATGAGTATGGATGGTCTGACAGTATCTTTAGGAATAAATGAGCATGATGTTAAAATAGGTGATACAGTCGAGCTGATATCAGATATTCCACGCAATCGAAATAGTGTATTTTCAATAGCAAAACAAACAAATACAATCGAATATGATATCATGAGTACGCTAAATGATCGTGTAATAAGAAAGGTCATATAA
- a CDS encoding DUF475 domain-containing protein, whose translation MKILKYFYGSSFITLIGVAIAVFIYPTAPLETIYSVLILAILEISLSFDNAVINAKILGQMPQKWQKIFIYLGLPITVFGMRLIFPILLVSVTSGINFTSVVMLALDNPQQYQTILEHSMSYICSFGGSFLLMVFLNFFLSENKGHHWIPLIENNIITKKIRNYDGGYILFAIIVGVITIYYADSNYQGSLAIAFLLGIIVHESIGLLNSLFDTTKVSTTDVARNGLIGFIYLEIIDASFSFDGVIGAFAITANIIIIMIGLGIGAMLVRSLTILFVEKKTLAKYIYLEHGAHYAIGFLAMVLLLKIFMHLPEWFSGSIGILVLIVAFIHSIVSYKKLHN comes from the coding sequence TTGAAAATTTTAAAATACTTTTATGGATCTTCGTTTATAACACTAATTGGTGTTGCTATCGCTGTATTTATTTATCCAACTGCGCCATTAGAGACAATATACTCAGTGTTAATTCTAGCAATACTTGAAATATCACTTAGTTTTGATAATGCTGTAATCAATGCAAAAATTCTTGGCCAAATGCCACAAAAATGGCAAAAGATTTTTATTTATTTAGGTCTACCTATCACTGTCTTTGGTATGCGTCTAATATTTCCAATCTTACTAGTAAGTGTGACTAGTGGTATTAATTTTACCAGTGTAGTTATGCTTGCTTTAGATAACCCACAACAATACCAAACAATATTAGAGCATTCGATGTCTTATATTTGTAGCTTTGGTGGTAGTTTCTTACTCATGGTTTTCTTAAACTTCTTTCTAAGTGAAAATAAAGGACACCATTGGATACCACTTATTGAAAATAACATAATTACAAAAAAAATTCGTAATTATGATGGTGGTTACATTCTTTTTGCGATTATCGTTGGAGTTATAACAATCTACTATGCTGACTCAAACTATCAAGGTAGTTTAGCTATTGCTTTTCTCTTGGGAATAATAGTTCATGAGAGCATTGGTCTGCTTAACTCATTATTTGACACCACTAAGGTTAGTACTACAGATGTCGCTCGCAATGGCTTAATCGGTTTTATTTACTTAGAAATAATAGATGCTTCATTTAGTTTTGATGGTGTTATTGGTGCATTTGCTATCACTGCGAATATCATTATTATTATGATTGGTTTAGGTATTGGTGCGATGTTGGTGCGATCTTTGACTATACTATTTGTTGAAAAGAAAACTCTAGCAAAATATATCTATCTAGAGCACGGTGCTCATTATGCAATTGGTTTTCTCGCAATGGTATTATTACTAAAAATATTTATGCATCTTCCTGAGTGGTTTAGTGGTTCGATTGGTATATTAGTACTGATCGTGGCTTTTATTCATTCTATAGTATCTTATAAAAAATTACATAATTAA
- a CDS encoding HAD-IB family phosphatase, which produces MKNIIFDFDSTLIKKESLELILKPILQKSPAKLKEIEDITNVGMQGDINFRESLEKRLAIASPTRQSIKEFSDKYCPNLLTDGIKELVQNLKNKGFQIWVFSGGLTESVQPFTDYLNIPRQNIFAVETIWNRDGSFKAFDNSNGACDSKLSAFDKAKGLINGEVIAIGDSYTDYQLYEKGYVAKFIAYIEHVERQKVTNLSKYVARNVAELASLIM; this is translated from the coding sequence ATGAAAAATATAATTTTTGATTTTGATTCGACATTAATTAAAAAAGAGTCTTTAGAGCTAATCTTAAAGCCAATATTACAAAAATCTCCAGCAAAACTAAAAGAGATAGAGGATATAACTAACGTAGGTATGCAAGGAGATATCAACTTTAGAGAGTCTCTAGAAAAGAGATTAGCAATTGCTAGTCCAACTAGACAGAGTATAAAAGAGTTTAGTGATAAATATTGCCCTAACTTACTAACAGATGGTATTAAAGAACTAGTTCAAAATCTCAAAAACAAAGGCTTTCAAATATGGGTTTTTAGTGGTGGGTTAACCGAAAGTGTACAGCCATTTACAGACTATTTAAATATTCCTCGACAAAATATTTTTGCTGTTGAGACTATTTGGAATAGAGATGGTAGTTTCAAAGCGTTTGATAACTCTAATGGAGCTTGTGATTCTAAGTTAAGCGCTTTTGACAAAGCTAAAGGTTTAATTAATGGTGAGGTTATAGCAATTGGTGATAGCTATACTGATTATCAGTTATATGAAAAAGGCTATGTAGCTAAGTTTATTGCCTATATCGAACATGTTGAGAGACAAAAAGTGACAAATTTATCTAAATATGTTGCTAGAAATGTTGCTGAGTTAGCAAGTTTAATTATGTAA
- a CDS encoding carotenoid oxygenase family protein: protein MIYTDSFDPYKKFYFRNIDNGDSKFKTELVRATIDISNAHLTKRVVADYNVEFPKNNEKVLMKNYRYVYLRDAEAYFFNSVIKVDIINVNISIFGDGHFVSEPIFIANPQAQSEDDGLIFMNVIDTDKRLSYIVYLNTKDLTLVYKAYLPILIPPALHGIYLK from the coding sequence TTGATATATACTGATAGTTTTGATCCATACAAAAAGTTTTATTTTAGAAATATTGATAATGGTGATAGTAAGTTTAAAACAGAGCTTGTTCGCGCAACTATAGATATTAGTAATGCTCATTTAACTAAAAGGGTGGTTGCAGATTATAATGTTGAGTTTCCAAAAAATAATGAAAAGGTTTTAATGAAAAATTATCGCTATGTATATCTAAGAGATGCTGAAGCCTATTTCTTTAATAGCGTAATTAAAGTTGATATTATCAATGTTAATATTAGTATTTTTGGAGATGGTCATTTTGTTTCTGAACCAATATTTATTGCAAATCCACAAGCTCAAAGCGAAGATGATGGTTTAATTTTTATGAATGTAATCGATACGGATAAGAGACTTAGTTATATTGTCTATTTAAATACAAAAGATTTAACGCTAGTATATAAAGCATATTTACCAATTTTAATTCCACCGGCATTGCATGGAATTTACCTAAAGTAG
- a CDS encoding carotenoid oxygenase family protein → MNIFSINNKLLAVTEVTTLLEFSSDNLKTLKEFRFEDKLKGQFSCAHP, encoded by the coding sequence GTGAATATTTTTAGTATAAATAATAAATTATTAGCAGTTACTGAAGTTACTACGTTACTTGAATTTAGTAGTGACAATCTTAAAACACTAAAAGAGTTTAGATTTGAAGACAAGCTCAAAGGACAATTTAGTTGTGCCCATCCTTAG
- a CDS encoding ABC transporter ATP-binding protein, with translation MQKYSKKPLVSIKNLSKQFDDGHLAVDSVNLDVYPKEFFSLLGGSGSGKSTLLRMLAGFERPTDGKIIIDGVDMSNTPPYKRPVNMMFQSYALFPHMNVKQNIMFGLKQEKSIKKEEIEKATDAALKIIKMDHLAKRKPHQLSGGQRQRVALARCLAKRPKLILLDEPLSALDKNLRDRMQFELVDIQEQTGSTFIMVTHDQEEAMTMSARIGIMTDGWLEQVSTPSEIYEFPKSRFVANFIGKSTIFEGRVEEISRTRSVITSEQAGTDFVLRRNIEAIEDQEIWIGLRPEKIVISKEKPEGYNPNRPVNCIKGIVEDIAYMGGLSTYHVRTENGSIVKSTDFNIERNADHPSWDDEVYLTWESQNIMVLYS, from the coding sequence ATGCAAAAATATTCAAAAAAACCTTTGGTTTCTATAAAGAACCTATCTAAACAGTTTGATGATGGTCACTTAGCAGTTGACTCTGTAAACCTTGATGTCTATCCAAAAGAATTTTTTTCTTTACTAGGAGGATCTGGAAGTGGTAAAAGTACACTACTTAGAATGCTGGCAGGATTTGAAAGGCCAACTGATGGTAAAATAATTATCGATGGTGTAGATATGTCAAATACTCCACCATACAAAAGACCTGTAAACATGATGTTTCAGTCTTATGCATTATTCCCGCATATGAATGTAAAACAGAATATCATGTTTGGTTTAAAACAAGAAAAGTCTATTAAAAAAGAAGAGATTGAGAAAGCTACAGATGCCGCTTTAAAAATTATTAAGATGGATCATCTTGCTAAAAGAAAACCTCATCAACTATCTGGTGGTCAGCGTCAGCGTGTGGCTTTGGCAAGGTGCTTAGCAAAAAGACCTAAACTAATCCTATTGGATGAACCATTATCTGCATTAGACAAAAATCTACGTGACCGAATGCAGTTTGAACTTGTTGATATCCAAGAGCAAACCGGCAGTACATTTATAATGGTAACTCATGATCAAGAAGAAGCTATGACAATGTCTGCAAGAATTGGTATTATGACAGATGGTTGGTTAGAGCAAGTAAGTACTCCTTCAGAAATTTATGAGTTCCCTAAGAGTAGGTTTGTTGCTAACTTTATTGGTAAAAGTACAATTTTTGAAGGTCGTGTCGAAGAAATTAGTAGAACTCGTAGTGTGATAACTTCTGAACAGGCAGGAACAGATTTTGTCCTAAGAAGAAATATTGAAGCCATTGAAGATCAAGAGATATGGATAGGTTTACGCCCTGAAAAAATAGTTATTAGCAAAGAAAAACCAGAAGGATATAATCCTAACCGTCCTGTAAACTGTATTAAAGGGATTGTTGAAGATATTGCCTATATGGGTGGATTATCTACTTATCATGTAAGGACTGAAAATGGTAGTATAGTCAAATCAACTGACTTTAATATAGAGAGAAATGCTGACCATCCTTCTTGGGATGATGAAGTATATCTTACTTGGGAATCACAAAATATTATGGTGCTTTACTCGTAA